In Lacinutrix sp. Bg11-31, the DNA window AATATTAGCTTTTACATGTTTTGATAAAAACACGCATGCACCAGGATTTGGGTGACGCATCACAACCATATCTACTTTCATAGATAATATATTGTTTACTGTATCTATTAAAGTTTCTCCTTTTTTAACTGATGATTGTCCTGCTGAGAAATTAATAACATCTGCAGATAGACGTTTTTCGGCTAATTCGAAAGATAATTTTGTTCTAGTAGAGTTTTCGAAAAATAAGTTAGCAATAGTAATATCTCTAAGCGAAGGCACTTTTTTAATTGGCCTATTAATCACTTTTTTAAAATGATCTGCTGTTTCAAAAATAAGTTGAATATCTTTTTCTTGAAGGTTTTTAATTCCTAATAAGTGATTGACACTTAATTCGCTCATATTTTTCTCTTTTGTCATACCTGCGAAAGCAGGAATCTATTTCTTTATTCTTTATTGTGGATTCCTACCTACGCAGGAATGACAAATTTTATTCATAATTATAAGTACTTCAATTACTCTATATGTAAACCGTATAGCGAAACTAACTATTTACTAAATAAACAGCATCTTCTCCATCATTCTCTTTCCAGCTTACCTTTACCTTTTCTTCGTTTATAGCATCTACTTGTCTGCCTCTATAATTTGGCTGTATTGGTAAATGTCTACTAAAACGTCTATCTATTAAAGTTAATAATTCTATTTCATTTGGTCTTCCAAAAGATTGTATTGCTGTTAATGCAGCACGAATACTTCGTCCTGTATATAAAACATCGTCAATAAAAACAACATTTTTATCTTCAACTATAAAATCTATTTCTGTAGAATTGGCTTCGTGTATTTTATCGCCTCGTCTAAAATCGTCGCGATAAAAAGTAATATCTAATTGTCCTAATTGTAAGTCTTTAATCTTGTATTCGGCTCTTAGCATTTCGGCTAAACGATTAGCTAAATACTTGCCTCTTGGTTGGATGCCTATTAAAACGGTATTAGAAAAGTCTTTGTGGTTTTCAATTAATTGGCAAGCCAATCTATGAAGAATGATGTTAATAGTGGTTGCATTAAGTAGCACTTTCTGACTCATATACGCTGTGATGGTATTTGAAGAACAAAGTTAGGTTAAATTATTTGAAGTAGAAAGCTAAATTGGTAAATGAAAAATTATTGTCAGTTCGAGTGATGTAACGAAGGAACATTGTATCGAGAACTAATTAACTTCTCGATACAATTTTCTCATACTTCAAAAATCACTCGAAGTGACAACTAAACAAAAAAAAGCCTCTCGTTTCCGAGAGGCTTTTAAATATTAAATAAATGGATTCCGCATCAAGTACGGAATAACAAAAAAGATTAAACTTTTCCGTCTAATTTATCTTTAAGAGCTTGTAAAGCTTCATTTG includes these proteins:
- the pyrR gene encoding bifunctional pyr operon transcriptional regulator/uracil phosphoribosyltransferase PyrR; the protein is MSQKVLLNATTINIILHRLACQLIENHKDFSNTVLIGIQPRGKYLANRLAEMLRAEYKIKDLQLGQLDITFYRDDFRRGDKIHEANSTEIDFIVEDKNVVFIDDVLYTGRSIRAALTAIQSFGRPNEIELLTLIDRRFSRHLPIQPNYRGRQVDAINEEKVKVSWKENDGEDAVYLVNS